The Buteo buteo chromosome 3, bButBut1.hap1.1, whole genome shotgun sequence genome has a window encoding:
- the LOC142029448 gene encoding histamine H3 receptor-like, with protein MQLSSQTELTWIHNMHNSTAETPQTAGTGNETLSTQSSSSKFSLGVLVLLAFLMVLLALVTILGNILVILAFIMDRNLRHRSNYFFLNLAISDFAVGVFCMPLYIPYSLTGKWYLGKGVCKLWLVMDYLLCTASVFNIVLISYDRFLSVTKAVSYRAQQGITSNPVVKMVAIWVFAFLLYCPAILFWEHVAGHSVVAADQCYAEFLNNWYFLLCASTLEFFVPLLLVAYFNMQIFHDIQRRQRHGSTQDCEPPRSSSLSWRFCFLPRPGASSPPSEAEDSVSSSPRPKKESLITEKLSPSRGNSVTPENDFSVSFCSRTGSKLQQDKKIAKSLAIIVCAFAICWAPYTLLMIIRGACQGTCVHNSLYEITFWLLWLNSSLNPFLYPLCHVKFRMAFMKILCPKKFATLRSGFF; from the exons ATGCAACTTTCTTCCCAGACTGAACTGACCTGGATACAcaacatgcacaacagcactgccgAAACTCCGCAGACAGCTGGAACGGGTAATGAGACTTTGTCCACACAGTCATCGAGCTCCAAGTTTTCACTGGgtgtgctggtgctgctggcttTCCTCATGGTGTTGCTAGCTCTGGTCACCATCCTTGGAAACATCCTGGTGATCCTTGCTTTCATCATGGACAGAAACCTCAGGCATCGGAGTAACTATTTCTTTCTCAATCTTGCTATTTCTGACTTTGCAGTGG GTGTGTTCTGCATGCCCCTCTACATCCCTTACAGCCTGACAGGGAAATGGTACTTGGGAAAAGGTGTCTGCAAGCTCTGGCTAGTTATGGACTATCTCCTGTGCACAGCTTCAGTATTTAATATTGTTCTTATCAGCTATGACCGCTTCCTGTCAGTTACTAAAGCT GTATCTTACAGAGCCCAGCAGGGAATAACGTCCAACCCTGTTGTCAAGATGGTGGCCATCTGGGTCTTTGCCTTCCTCCTCTACTGCCCAGCAATCCTCTTTTGGGAGCACGTGGCCGGACACAGTGTGGTAGCGGCGGATCAGTGCTACGCCGAGTTCCTTAACAACTGGTACTTCCTCCTGTGCGCATCCACCCTGGAGTTCTTCGTGCCGCTGCTCTTGGTGGCCTACTTCAACATGCAGATCTTCCACGACATCCAGAGGCGCCAGCGGCACGGCAGCACGCAGGACTGTGAGCCtccaaggagcagcagcctgtcCTGGAGGTTTTGCTTCTTGCCAAGGCCAGGAGCATCTTCTCCTCCATCGGAAGCAGAGGACAGTGTTTCTTCCTCCCCGAGGCCAAAGAAAGAGTCTTTGATAACTGAGAAATTATCTCCATCTAGAGGCAATTCTGTAACCCCAGAAAAtgacttctctgtttctttctgctcaAGGACTGGGTCAAAACTGCAGCAGGACAAGAAAATTGCTAAGTCGCTTGCCATAATTGTATGTGCCTTTGCCATTTGCTGGGCCCCATACACTTTGCTAATGATTATTCGTGGGGCCTGCCAAGGAACCTGTGTCCATAACTCCCTGTATGAAATAACCTTTTGGCTTTTGTGGCTCAATTCCTCCCTGAATCCATTTCTCTACCCTCTCTGTCATGTTAAATTTCGAATGGCtttcatgaaaatattatgTCCCAAAAAGTTTGCAACATTGAGATCAGGctttttttag